Proteins from one Triticum aestivum cultivar Chinese Spring chromosome 7A, IWGSC CS RefSeq v2.1, whole genome shotgun sequence genomic window:
- the LOC123154571 gene encoding nuclear transcription factor Y subunit C-4-like — MGDVAAGSHVYPASAYPPGATVAAPPGITPVLPVHSQRHHIFPANPAQLSAQNQLMYEQSQQYQQQLQQLHQRRLQQFWAQQRSEIEQATGIKKHPVQLKRIRKIMKADEGVHMISAEAPVVFSKACEMLTLEMTMRSWMVTEENKRQILKKSDVAAAVARTDVYDFLADIIQMDEMEEEGVGLHRAGPPPPLGAPAGAYPYYYPPQLQVPGAAMVHGGQQVPQVHLPHVWIDLQEQQEKEHHAEDQQSESG, encoded by the coding sequence ATGGGTGATGTTGCTGCTGGATCACATGTGTATCCTGCTTCAGCCTATCCGCCTGGAGCAACAGTGGCTGCACCTCCTGGCATCACTCCTGTCCTGCCGGTTCACAGCCAACGCCACCATATATTCCCTGCAAATCCAGCTCAGCTTAGTGCTCAGAACCAGCTTATGTACGAGCAGTCGCAGCAGTATCAGCAGCAGCTCCAGCAACTGCACCAGAGGCGGCTCCAGCAGTTCTGGGCCCAACAACGGTCAGAGATCGAGCAGGCCACTGGCATCAAGAAGCACCCCGTGCAGCTCAAAAGGATAAGGAAAATCATGAAGGCCGATGAGGGCGTTCACATGATCTCGGCAGAAGCTCCGGTGGTGTTTTCGAAAGCATGCGAGATGTTGACACTGGAGATGACGATGAGGTCATGGATGGTCACCGAGGAGAACAAGCGCCAGATCTTGAAGAAGAGTGACGTTGCCGCTGCTGTTGCTAGGACCGACGTCTACGACTTCCTGGCAGACATAATCCAGATGGACGAGATGGAGGAGGAGGGAGTCGGGCTTCACAGAGCCGGGCCGCCGCCACCCTTGGGGGCTCCGGCTGGCGCATACCCGTATTATTACCCGCCGCAGCTGCAGGTGCCAGGTGCAGCAATGGTGCACGGTGGCCAGCAGGTGCCGCAGGTCCATCTGCCGCATGTGTGGATAGATCTTCAGGAACAGCAAGAGAAGGAGCATCATGCGGAGGATCAGCAATCTGAAAGCGGCTGA